A region of the Zymomonas mobilis subsp. mobilis ATCC 10988 genome:
CGGCATGGTTGCCAAAATCGCTTCGGAATAATCAAGGATCGTTTCATGCAAATAGCGGGTATGGGTATTCAACCGGCCCATCTGCTCATAAACCGCTTCGATAACGGCAGGATGGCAATGACCGATGCTGGCAACATTGTTATAAACATCCAGATATTTATCACCATTGGCATCCCATAAATAAGCCCCTTTTCCGCGCACCAGATGGACAGGACGGCGATAAAAAAGGCGATAGGATGCGCCCAAAAGATCTTTACGGCGCTCGGTCAGGGAACGCGTTGCCTCATCCAAAGCGGCGGCATGTTCATCCCGAAAACTGTTCGTGTCCATAATGGTAGAGCGACTTGACACAGTATTCTCCTTTTCAGGATTAAAAAGAAAACTAATGTTCCAATTATGTCAGTCGTCCTTGAAACAAACTTGACGGCAGAAGACATTCTTAATTTTTTTATGTCAAAAGTTTCGTCTTTTATTTCTTTGCGGTCAAAAAAGGGTCGTCTCCAGCCAAGTTATAAATCTCAACCTCTTCTTATCATGACTCCAGAAAATAAACGTTCAGGAGTCTGCCACATGAATTCCCGACATGCCGATAATCTCGACACCTCCATTCTTTCCCAATTGGCAGCGCAAGCAATGGAGGCCTATCCTAAAGCCTATCAGGGAAAAATCCGGCTTTTAACGCGTTCGGAAAATGCGACTTTTCACATTGCGGCATCTTCCGGTGAAAATTATGCCCTGCGCCTGCACCGTCCCCATTATCACGATAAACAAAGCATTACGGGCGAATTGGCATGGCTGAAAGCGTTACAGGAAGATATCGGTTTAACGGTGCCGCAAGCTATTCCTGACCGCGATGGGGAAGTGATTCAAACCCTAAAAGCGCCCGATGGCGCGCTGCGCTATGCGGTGCTTTTCAACTGGGTCGAAGGCGAAATGCCAACGGCTGATCTTGACCCTTCGCTGTTCCAAAGACTGGGCGAAGTGACCGCCCATCTGCATCAGCATAGCCAACGCTGGGAAAAGCCGGATAATTTCAAACGTCTTATCTGGAATCATGAAAATATGGTGGGTGCCGACGGCTATTGGGGCGATTGGCGCGCCACTCCGGGGCTAGATTCAAACGGCATTATCATTATGCGTGAAGCTATGGAGCAAATCGGGCAATCCTTGGAAAAATTTGGCCAATCTTCCGACCGTTACGGCCTTATCCATGCGGATTTAAGATTAACCAATATTCTTATCCATGAAGGCGATACAAGGGCGATTGACTTTGATGACTGCGGCACTGGATGGTTTCTGCATGATCTCGCTGCGGCGATCAGTTTTGAAGAACATAATCCGGCCGCGCCTTTATGGGTCGAAAATTGGCTGAAAGGCTATGATCGAGTTCAGTCCCTTTCTCGGGAAGAAATTGATATTCTTCCAGCGCTTTTCGCCCAAAGAAGAATCCAAATGACGGCATGGGTTGGATCTCATGCGGATACCGATATGGCGCGCAGTTTAGGGGGCGACTGGCTGGCACATACGGTGCGCTTATGCCGTGACTATCTTGACGGAAAAACACCGCTTGGTGCTGCCTAAAAAACGATCCAATCCAGACTCTCTTTTCAGACTTCCAATCTCTTCCTTCATAAAATTTCACTATTTTATAAGGAAGAGATTTTTTTAAATTTTATATTGCAATTTGATGACATAATATGATGTTATCCATTTAGGATATAATTTTGGGCATATTCATAGACTCATTATCCTGATGAACCGCATGCCAAGGAAAGTCTGGAAATATGACATCTTCTCTAAATACAGCTTTCTCGAAAACCCTCTCTTCCTTTGAAGAAGTCCATCATGGTGTTCTTGCCGCCGCTGGAAGCGGACTTGGCGATTTTATTAAAAAAACAGGCGGCGATGCTGACCGTGTCTTTGGGTCATGCGGCGTGGATCCGGCGATTATGGAACGCCCAACACACAGCCTTAGCCTCACCAATTATTGCCGCTTAATGGAAGAAGCCGCAATCGATTCCCAAAATGGTAATTTCGGGTTGCATTATGGCAAGCAATTCCAGCCACAAAATCTTGGGTTAATCGGTTATATCGGTCTCTCTTCTCCGACATTGGGTGACGCCCTTTCCAATGTTGCAAAAGATTTTCACTGGCACCAACATGATACCTTAACCCGCTTTGTAAAACGGGAAAATCAATGGCATTTTGAATATCAGGTCAGACATGGTGCCATTACAAGACGGCGGCAGGATGCCGAGCTTTCTATGGGGATGATTCTGAATATCATCCGCAGCGCGCTTGGTTCTAAATGGACGCCGCAAGAGGTCAATTTTGAACATTATCGGCCAGAACAGGCACATGAACATGAAAAAGTGTTTGGTGCGGCAGTCTGGTTTGAACAACCCTGCAACTCTATTGTGCTTTCTGAAAAAGACTTGATGCGCCCGATGCCGGGTTATGAACCGGTCTTATTAACGGTAATGCGGGAAACCATCCGCCGTCTAAATCGCCATAATGTGCCGCAATCATTCCCTGAACGGGTGAGGGCGATCATCCGTATCATGCTGCCCCAAGACGACTTTTCTCTTGAAAAGATTTCCGAAAAAATGGCGATGACGCCTTGGTCTTTGCAACGGCGGTTGAAAGAAGAAAATGTCACTTTTCTCACGTTGATAGATTCCGTCCGCAAAGAAATGGCTATCGACTATATGAAGCAACCTCATCTAACGATTTCAGATATTACTTTTATGCTGGGCTATTCCGAGGTCTGCGCGCTTTCACGGGCTTTTCGGCGCTGGTTCGGTGTCAGCCCCCGTGCATGGCGTAAAAATTATGCCAGTAATGCCAAGGCCTGAATAAAAGGTCGCTGATAACACATAATAGGGCTTTGTTTTGATCCTGCACCGGAATTTTTCCGTGCGGGATAATTTTTATACCGCCTCTCGCATCCTTATTTCGTCCCTCTCACTTACCAGAAAACCCTTTTGATAAGCCGCTTTTGGGTTATTCCTCTTAATCGACAGAGTTCTTTAAAAACGGTAAATTATCACGAAAGATTAAAATTTATTTTCAATAAACAACAAATTGTCATTAAGGGTCAAGTTTATATGCTTTCATTGCCGATATGGTTTTCTTGTGACTATAGAAAATCCGGTAAGGGGAGAGTCCTCCAAGATGCCAGAAAAATCTCCGAAGCTTTCAAAAACGCTTAGCTCTTTTCATCTCTGGGGCATCGCCGTTGGCCTTGTGATCTCAGGTGAATATTTTGGCTGGAGCTATGGCTGGGCGACCGCGGGAACCATGGGTTTTCTGATCGCGACGGTTATTGTTGCGGCTATTTATACCAGTTTCATTTTCAGCTTTACAGAACTCACCTGCTCTATTCCGCAGGCAGGGGGGCCTTTCGCCTATAGCTTTCGGGCTTTAGGTAAATGGGGTGGTGCCATTGCCGGTATGGCAACCTTGGTTGAATTTTTATTCGCCCCTCCGGCTATTGCTCTAGCCATTGGTTCCTATCTCAATGTGCAATTTCCGTCACTTTCTCCCAAAATGGCGGCGGCCTGTGCTTATATCGTTTTCATGGCTTTGAATATCGTGGGTGTCAGAATCGCCGCGACATTCGAGCTTTTCATCACTGTTGCCGCTATTTTTGAATTACTGGTTTTCATGGGGGTCGTTGCACCTGCTTTTTCATGGGAACAATTCCTGCATGACGGCTGGGGTGTTGCCAGCCATTTCGACATTCAGGCCATTGGCGGGATATTTGCTGCTGTGCCTTTTGCGATCTGGTTCTTTCTGGCAATTGAAGGGGTCGCTATGGCCGCTGAAGAAGCCAAAAATCCCCGCCGTTCTATCCCGATCGCTTATACCGCTGGTATCTTAACGCTGGTTTCTCTTGCTTTCGGTGTGATGGTTTTTGCTGGTGGTTCTATGGATTGGCATCAGCTTGCCAATTTGAACGATCCACTACCTCAAGCGATGAAACATGTGGTCGGCGCGCATAGCGGCTGGTTGCATATGCTTGTTTTCCTCGGGTTGTTCGGGCTAGTTTCTTCCCTGCATGGTATCATCATGGGCTATGGTCGCCAGATTTTTGCCTTGGCAAGGGCAGGTTTTCTTCCGGCAACGCTTGGGAAATTACATATCAAACTGCAAACCCCTTATGCCGCGACTATCGCCGGTGGTTTAGTCGGTATCGCCGCTATCTTTGCCGATGATGTTCTTTCTTTCGGCGGTCATTCTCTGACGGCTATTCTGGTAACAATGTCGGTTCTTGGCTCGCTTACCATGTATGTGTTGAGCATGGCCAGCCTGTTCCGCTTGCGTCAAACCATGCCGGATTTACCACGCCCTTACAAAGCGCCTCTTTATCCTTTCTTGCCTGCCTTGGCGCTGATTGGGGCTTTCTTCCTGCTCGCCGCCGTTATTTACTATAATGCCGGCATTTCCTTCATCTATGCGCTTTTAATGTGCATTGCCTGCCCGCTTTGCCTTTACAGCTACAAGCGGAGCCAAAACAAAAAAACAGAAGAAAACGATATCACGACATCTGCTATTCTCGCTGCCGAGGGGGCGGAAGAATAAGCGGTCAACGCAGCGACTGTTTTTGTGAAAAAAGGATGTCCGACATGCGCTATTACACCTTATCTTTTTGCTTTGGTTGCTGTCTTATCGGCATGGTCGGCGTGCAATCGCCTGCCTTGGCAGAAGTCCAAACGGGCGATACGCCAACGCCACCGGCCGAACTTTTGCAAAAGGCTGCTCCTGACAAAGCTGACTATGAACAGTCACAAGACCCTGATTTACCCGCTCTTGAAGCGGGAAATCTGTTTCATAGTAAAGGCGGAAAACTTTCTTATTGGGACGGCCTTGTCGGTCATGCCATGATCGAAGGGGGTGCGAATGGAAACCCTGTTACCCATTCAGGCCGCAACTTCGGGCAGTATTTTACTGATAAATCCAATACAGGTACGCTTAACCAGATCACGGCTTCTATTTCTCATCCCGTAACCCCAATCGGAAAAGGCTATGGCATCGGCTTTGTTGTGGAAATGCTCTACGGTTCCGATGCGCGGGTCGATCCTACCTTAGGCATGGGGGACGGCGCTTTAAAAGGCGGCTATCAATGGGCGCCAACTCAGGCGCATATTGATGTTCATACCCCTTGGCTTTTCAAACATGGTATCGATTTCCAAATCGGGCAGATGTATGGCTTGATGGGGGTCGAAGGTATCCCAGCCCTTGCACGTCCCTTCTACAGCTACAACTACAGTTCGGATTATATCGTTCCCTTTGAAACGGTAGGGATCGTCGCGACAATGCATGTCTCTCGCGATATTGATTTCCTGCTTGGTATTGATTCCGGTAACGCGTCTACTTTCGGTAATGCGACCGTCAATAAACAACCCAAAGGTTATGCGGGTCTCGTCTTTAAAAACCTGATGGATAACAAAATGACCATCCGCGCCATTTCCCATTTAGGGCCCGCGGGTAACTCCGGCACCGCTGTAACCTCGGCTGATGGCTGGACGAGTGCTGGTATCGGTTCGGCTGCCAATAAACTGATGCAATATAATGTTGAAGTCAGCATGAGCTATCGCTTCACGGATAAAGTCACCTTTACAGAAGACATCATCGTCGATCGGGATGAATCCATCCGCGACACCGCTTATGGCTTCACCTCTTATGTGGCATGGGATTTACGGAAAAACCTAACTCTGAATTTCCGTGGAGAAATCTTCCGTGATAATACTGGCGGGGTCATTACCCAATTTATTGGTAGCGATTCCTACAGAAGTTACCTCAGAAATCGGCCTTATGCTTATTACAGCGCCCCCGCGACCACTTATGGCGAGCTGACCGCTGGCGTGTCATGGAAACCGCCGGTTATCAACGATCATCTGGGGAAGGGGACTTTCACTTTACGGCCAGAACTCCGACTGGATAGATCTTTAAACGGCACACATCCCTTTAACAGAAGTGCTTCGGTCATGAATCCGGTGGTTACAAACGGAACCCGAAATATGTTCTGGGTCAGTTGTGACGCGATCCTCAGTTTCTGATCTTCGAACAGAAAGGGCATCTATCTTAATTTAAAGGGGGGATAATGAATAAAGGTGGTATCAAATAAATGGTGCCGGGTGAGGGACTCGAACCCCCATGGTCGCTACTTACAAGGTAGGTGCCTAACCATTCGGCCAACCCGGCAGTGATTCGTCTTTCCAGTAAAGCATTTTGATAGAAAAGGGAATCGCTACTTCGCAAAAAAAATCAATTTTTTCCAAATTTTTATAACTTTTCAAGCTGTTGCAGGATTCCTCTCCATAAAAAACATTTTCCTCGAGAGAGGAGGCATCTTTTTTGGCTGATAAACGCTTTTTTGGAACAAAGACGTTTCCTAATCAAGAAAAGGCTTTAAAAGCTAAGATTATGAATAATGATGCTTTCATAAGCTGGATTGAAAAAAATTTAGGCCATCGGCCTAAAGATCCGGCCTTGTTTTTACGAGCCATGACTCATCCCAGTCATGGCAACAGCGATTATCAAAGATTAGAGTTTTTAGGCGACCGTGTTTTAGGATTGGTCATTGCCAATTGGTTATACGACCTGTTCCCTCGCGAACCGGAAGGCAAATTGTCCCGACGATTAAACAGCCTTGTTTCAGGGGCTAGCTGCGCCAGCATTGCGCGGATTGTCGGACTTCCTCAATGGCTCCGTCTGGGAAAACAGGCGCGCGATGACGGCGCGGCGGCCTCTGACAATGTCTTGGGCGATGTGATGGAAGCCATGATTGGTGCCATCTTCTTGGAATCCGGTATCGAAGCCGCAGGCAAACTTATTCATAAATACTGGGCGCCTTTGGTGACGGGACAGGAATCCGCCCCGAAACATCCGAAATCGGCTTTGCAGGAATGGGCAGCCGCCCATAACCGCCGCCCGCCTGTTTATGAAATTGTCAGTCGGACAGGCCCCCAGCATAATCCTTGCTTTACCATTCAGGTTTCTATTGCCGGTGTCGGTGAAGCCAGTGCCGAAGGCTCTTCAAAGCAGGAAGCCCAAACGGCTGCTGCTCAAGCGCTTTTGGATATTTTGGCGCAATAACAAGGACGGCTTAAAGCCTGCCCGCTTTTACCATTGACCGAATACAGGCCAAGGGAACAGCTCTATTCTTGTGTAAAAAGCTATCTTTCCGGCTATTCTTGCCTTCTTTATTCCGATTATAGCCGGATCTCGCCCAATAAATTAGACGCCAGAGGTGAGGGCATATTGGCTTACTCACAGCTTTTTATTCAACAGTAGTGTATGATATAACGCTCATTAAAACAGGCTGCCTTTTTAAAAGACAGCCTGCTGTTCGTTGCCGATTTTTCGTAAAATTTTAATGGCTATGCCATGTTATGAACATAGCGGGATGTTTCCGCATTTTTCATCAAAAGATTGTAGATCCACGGCGATCCATTGCCACTTTCATGGGTTTCAGCCAGATGATGGCAAGCCAAATAGGTCATTGCCGGATTTAACCGACGCGGTTCCCAAGCCATAAAATCACTAATTTGTGATGGATCAGTCGGAAAATTTTTCTCACTGACCATCGCTTTCGCCAAGGTCAAAGCGTCATCAGCTGGCCGCCATGCCATCCAAAAGCTGTCAAAAACGGCGTATAATTTGGCATGGGGGGCAATGGAATGACCATCATCCTGAAATAACACCATTTCAGAGCCTAAATCATCAATACCGTCTTTGACATCTTCTTTTGATAATCCGGTGCGTTTAACCAATTCATCCATGGAAATGGGCTGATCGAATTCGCCCCCATGATAGCTGGTTTGAACAAAAACTTGAGCCACAGCCTTACAATTCGCGGAATAGGCAGAGGCTTCTGATGTCTGGTTAACCATAATCCAGATCCTTTCAGGGACAGATAATGATGAAAATGGTTATCCTGATTTTAAAATATTCAAATAATTTCAGATACAAAAGTTCTTCACAAAGATACGAAATTATCTTTTAAAAAAGACCAAACCATTTCAACATCTACTATGGGGTTAAACGCATGACATGAAATTTAGATCATTTTTTCTCGTTATATATCTATTTTTTCGCACGATTGGGCGCAGACTATTATCTTGTTATTTAGAAACCCATAATCAGAATTTTTGTTCGCCAAAAACTAGCTATCCCCGTGTAATCAAAAACAAAATCTAACCGCTCTTCATTTTTCTTTGGTCTGTCCCCATGCCTTGAAAATGGATTTTGTTTCGTTTCCTTACATTCCAGCCACTTGGCTCAAAATCTTGTCCCTTTTGTTGTTATAGGAAGAACAACCAAGGATATAATCATCATGGGACATATTCTGATTACGGGTGCCGGTAGCGGTTTTGGGAAAGAAATTGCTTTCCGTCTGGCAGAACAAGGACATGACGTTATTGCTGCGGTCGAAATCCAGCCCCAGATATTTGCCTTGCAGCAAGAAGCGCAAAAACGCGGCCTCTCTTTATCAATAGAAAAACTGGACATCACCGATCCGGCTGATCGTGCCAAAGCATGGCAATGGGACGTTGATATTTTACTGAATAATGCTGGCATTTCCGAAGGCGGTTCGGTTACCGATATTCCGGCAGAAAATCTTCGGAAACAATTTGAAGTCAATGTGATAGGTACAATCTTGCTTACGCAAGGCTTCGCTCGCGAGATGGTCAAAAATAAAAAAGGCCGAATTGTTTTTATGTCCTCGGTCGCGGGTCTTACCGTTGACCCTTTTACGGGAGCCTATTCGGCTTCCAAACATGCGATAGAAGCCTTTGCGATCGCCTTGGATAAAGAATTGAAATATTTTGGCATCCAAATTGCAACTATTAACCCGGGGCCTTTCCTAACGGGTTTCAATGACCGGATGTTTGAAACATGGAAAAGCTGGCGCGACACCCCTGAAGATAGGGTTTTTGACTATAGCCAACTTGCTTTCCCGCATGAACAATTCGACCCAGAAGAGGTTATCACAACAACGCTTTCTGTTCTGACGGGAAAAACCAAGCATTATCGCAATCTGGTGCCTGCCCAAATGGAAAAGGATACTGAAAAACAGATCAATCATGTCTGGGATAAATTGCAAAATAATCCAGAAGGGGGCGCGAAAGATCCTCTGGTGCAGAAAGCCTATCAAATAAGGCCCGGAACGCCTGCCTAAGACGGTAATTTACTGCAATTTGGTTTAAAATTAAGAAACAGTATGAAGCAATACGGACATATTTCCATTTTACAAAAATAACAGTTTTTTATAATATCGAACTACAAAAGATATCCCCCTTTTGTAAGCAGATAGTTGTAGCTTTCTCAATTCTCTTAATTCGGCCCTGCTTTTGCAGGGTCTTTTTTTTGCTCTCAACACAAAGCAAGTCTAGCCGATGCCGCTATAGATAGCCGCAGTTGCATGATAAATTTTAAGGAAATAAAATAGGACTGGTGGGCGATGACAGGCTCGAACTGCCGACATCCTCCGTGTAAAGGAGGCGCTCTACCAACTGAGCTAATCGCCCTATCGTTTTGCCAGACCCCGATGCCAGACTATCGCGCTTGGTGCAAGAGAAATTATTAAAAATTATAGCTTTAGGGCTAAATTTATTCTTACCTGAATGAACGCCAAGGCGAAGAAAAGACATCGGACGCTCCCGCTGCCTAGGGCGGAAGATAGTCTGCATAAAAAAGGCTGGCATCCTGTTTCTATAATGCCAGCCTCTTCCAATCAGATCAAAATAGAACGTCTAAATTTTAATTTAGCGGTCTTCGCTAATCCGATGATATAATTCTGGTCGCCGATCACGGAAAAAGCCGAAAGCCGCGCGATGTTGTCTTATTTGCTCAATATCAAAATGAGCGACCAAAACGCCGCTTTCATCTTTGCCAAAGGCTTGCACTAAATCGCCACGCTGATCGGCAATAAAGCTATGACCATAAAAAGATAGCGTAGCTTCCTGACCAATCCGGTTCGATGCGATGACAGGCACGACATTAGAAACGGCATGACCAATCATAGCTCGCCGCCACAAACGGCTGGTATCCAGATCGGGATCATGGGGCTCATTTCCAATCGCTGTCGGGAAAAAGAGCAACTCAGCACCCATCAGCATCATGGCACGCGCCGTTTCAGGATACCATTGATCCCAACAGATACCGACACCTATCTTGATGCCGCCACAATCCCAGACTTTAAAACCGCTATTACCGGGGCGGAAATAGAATTTTTCTTCATAGCCGGGGCCATCGGGAATATGACTTTTCCGGTAAACGCCCATAACCTCGCCATCTGAATTGATCATGGCAAGGCTGTTATAATAATGGGGCGGATCGCTTTCAAAAAAGCTGGTTGGAATAGTCACTTTCAACCGCTTAGCTAGCTTTTGCATCGCTAAGACAACGGGATGTTTTTCCACTGGCTTGGCGCGTGCAAAACAGCTCTCGTCTTCGGTCGCACAGAAATAATGCCCTTCAAATAATTCGGGCGGTAAAATAATTTTGGCACCTTGCGCCGCCGCTTCTTCGACCAATACTGAAACACGATCAATATTGGTCTGGATATCATCCGTCAAAGCCAGCTGTAATGCCGCTACAGTGATTTCAGTCATCAGTAATTCCTTCAGGCTGGCCATTGCTGGGAAATACAATGGAAGCTGCCACCCCCTGTCAAAATATGACCGGCTGGCAAGGCGACGACTTTCCGGCTTGGGAATAAGGCTTCCAAGGCTTGAACAATCGCGCTATCATTTTTGGCACCATAAACCGGAACAACAACGACCTTGTTCCCAATATAGAAATTCATATAGGAAGCCGGAACGACTTCATCATCAATCGTAATCCGTCCGGTTGAGGGGATGCGGGTTACTTTTACGCCAAACTCTGTCGCGATTTGAGCCGCTTGGTCATAGACTTCCCGATTAGGATCATCCTGATCCGTCGCGATAGGGACGACCAAATGATTTTCACCGACAAAACGAGCAAGGTTATCGACATGCCCATCAGTATGGTCATTATGCAGGCCTTTTCTCAGCCACAACACACGATCATAACCCAGATCATTCCGCAAATGACGGGCAATATCGCCCCGCGATAATTCAGGATTGCGGTTTGGATTTAACAGACATTCTTCGGTTGTAACGACCAATCCATGACCAT
Encoded here:
- the aguB gene encoding N-carbamoylputrescine amidase; its protein translation is MTEITVAALQLALTDDIQTNIDRVSVLVEEAAAQGAKIILPPELFEGHYFCATEDESCFARAKPVEKHPVVLAMQKLAKRLKVTIPTSFFESDPPHYYNSLAMINSDGEVMGVYRKSHIPDGPGYEEKFYFRPGNSGFKVWDCGGIKIGVGICWDQWYPETARAMMLMGAELLFFPTAIGNEPHDPDLDTSRLWRRAMIGHAVSNVVPVIASNRIGQEATLSFYGHSFIADQRGDLVQAFGKDESGVLVAHFDIEQIRQHRAAFGFFRDRRPELYHRISEDR
- a CDS encoding SDR family oxidoreductase; translated protein: MGHILITGAGSGFGKEIAFRLAEQGHDVIAAVEIQPQIFALQQEAQKRGLSLSIEKLDITDPADRAKAWQWDVDILLNNAGISEGGSVTDIPAENLRKQFEVNVIGTILLTQGFAREMVKNKKGRIVFMSSVAGLTVDPFTGAYSASKHAIEAFAIALDKELKYFGIQIATINPGPFLTGFNDRMFETWKSWRDTPEDRVFDYSQLAFPHEQFDPEEVITTTLSVLTGKTKHYRNLVPAQMEKDTEKQINHVWDKLQNNPEGGAKDPLVQKAYQIRPGTPA
- the eat gene encoding ethanolamine permease — encoded protein: MPEKSPKLSKTLSSFHLWGIAVGLVISGEYFGWSYGWATAGTMGFLIATVIVAAIYTSFIFSFTELTCSIPQAGGPFAYSFRALGKWGGAIAGMATLVEFLFAPPAIALAIGSYLNVQFPSLSPKMAAACAYIVFMALNIVGVRIAATFELFITVAAIFELLVFMGVVAPAFSWEQFLHDGWGVASHFDIQAIGGIFAAVPFAIWFFLAIEGVAMAAEEAKNPRRSIPIAYTAGILTLVSLAFGVMVFAGGSMDWHQLANLNDPLPQAMKHVVGAHSGWLHMLVFLGLFGLVSSLHGIIMGYGRQIFALARAGFLPATLGKLHIKLQTPYAATIAGGLVGIAAIFADDVLSFGGHSLTAILVTMSVLGSLTMYVLSMASLFRLRQTMPDLPRPYKAPLYPFLPALALIGAFFLLAAVIYYNAGISFIYALLMCIACPLCLYSYKRSQNKKTEENDITTSAILAAEGAEE
- the rnc gene encoding ribonuclease III, encoding MADKRFFGTKTFPNQEKALKAKIMNNDAFISWIEKNLGHRPKDPALFLRAMTHPSHGNSDYQRLEFLGDRVLGLVIANWLYDLFPREPEGKLSRRLNSLVSGASCASIARIVGLPQWLRLGKQARDDGAAASDNVLGDVMEAMIGAIFLESGIEAAGKLIHKYWAPLVTGQESAPKHPKSALQEWAAAHNRRPPVYEIVSRTGPQHNPCFTIQVSIAGVGEASAEGSSKQEAQTAAAQALLDILAQ
- a CDS encoding agmatine deiminase family protein; its protein translation is MPYHQPAEWMPHDAVWIGFPSDASLWLEDLEPAQAEVVAFAKAVAAQGEGEKVYLVAAHKEAADQAVKMAGSDIEVICHPFGDIWLRDNAPLFVKEGDKKALALFRFNGWGGKYNLDGDQTIGRDLAKDTALPVLEKNWVLEGGSIDGDGHGLVVTTEECLLNPNRNPELSRGDIARHLRNDLGYDRVLWLRKGLHNDHTDGHVDNLARFVGENHLVVPIATDQDDPNREVYDQAAQIATEFGVKVTRIPSTGRITIDDEVVPASYMNFYIGNKVVVVPVYGAKNDSAIVQALEALFPSRKVVALPAGHILTGGGSFHCISQQWPA
- a CDS encoding phosphotransferase enzyme family protein yields the protein MNSRHADNLDTSILSQLAAQAMEAYPKAYQGKIRLLTRSENATFHIAASSGENYALRLHRPHYHDKQSITGELAWLKALQEDIGLTVPQAIPDRDGEVIQTLKAPDGALRYAVLFNWVEGEMPTADLDPSLFQRLGEVTAHLHQHSQRWEKPDNFKRLIWNHENMVGADGYWGDWRATPGLDSNGIIIMREAMEQIGQSLEKFGQSSDRYGLIHADLRLTNILIHEGDTRAIDFDDCGTGWFLHDLAAAISFEEHNPAAPLWVENWLKGYDRVQSLSREEIDILPALFAQRRIQMTAWVGSHADTDMARSLGGDWLAHTVRLCRDYLDGKTPLGAA
- a CDS encoding outer membrane beta-barrel protein; translation: MRYYTLSFCFGCCLIGMVGVQSPALAEVQTGDTPTPPAELLQKAAPDKADYEQSQDPDLPALEAGNLFHSKGGKLSYWDGLVGHAMIEGGANGNPVTHSGRNFGQYFTDKSNTGTLNQITASISHPVTPIGKGYGIGFVVEMLYGSDARVDPTLGMGDGALKGGYQWAPTQAHIDVHTPWLFKHGIDFQIGQMYGLMGVEGIPALARPFYSYNYSSDYIVPFETVGIVATMHVSRDIDFLLGIDSGNASTFGNATVNKQPKGYAGLVFKNLMDNKMTIRAISHLGPAGNSGTAVTSADGWTSAGIGSAANKLMQYNVEVSMSYRFTDKVTFTEDIIVDRDESIRDTAYGFTSYVAWDLRKNLTLNFRGEIFRDNTGGVITQFIGSDSYRSYLRNRPYAYYSAPATTYGELTAGVSWKPPVINDHLGKGTFTLRPELRLDRSLNGTHPFNRSASVMNPVVTNGTRNMFWVSCDAILSF
- the qhpR gene encoding AraC-like transcriptional regulator QhpR — its product is MTSSLNTAFSKTLSSFEEVHHGVLAAAGSGLGDFIKKTGGDADRVFGSCGVDPAIMERPTHSLSLTNYCRLMEEAAIDSQNGNFGLHYGKQFQPQNLGLIGYIGLSSPTLGDALSNVAKDFHWHQHDTLTRFVKRENQWHFEYQVRHGAITRRRQDAELSMGMILNIIRSALGSKWTPQEVNFEHYRPEQAHEHEKVFGAAVWFEQPCNSIVLSEKDLMRPMPGYEPVLLTVMRETIRRLNRHNVPQSFPERVRAIIRIMLPQDDFSLEKISEKMAMTPWSLQRRLKEENVTFLTLIDSVRKEMAIDYMKQPHLTISDITFMLGYSEVCALSRAFRRWFGVSPRAWRKNYASNAKA